From one candidate division KSB1 bacterium genomic stretch:
- a CDS encoding SPOR domain-containing protein produces the protein MITTCGQRPLVVAAVVLSLVAAIGCAPRGRIGPAIGESGVEQDESFDPLALGIEELPIPQAVTAEGRRDTSRSAAQEASPRVGPADEMVPGYRVQLCATPDETEARAHYHEALLKFPDQGVYLQFDGPYYKVRVGDCRSRFEAEELQKRVRESGFPDAWVVRTRVYTAPPGLKENEEQQRD, from the coding sequence ATGATCACGACGTGCGGTCAGAGGCCCTTAGTCGTGGCGGCCGTCGTTCTCTCCTTGGTTGCGGCGATCGGCTGCGCTCCACGGGGAAGGATCGGCCCGGCGATTGGCGAGTCTGGGGTGGAGCAGGACGAGAGCTTCGATCCACTTGCGCTGGGGATTGAGGAGCTTCCGATCCCGCAGGCCGTCACGGCGGAGGGGAGACGGGACACGTCCCGTTCGGCCGCGCAGGAGGCAAGTCCGCGGGTGGGGCCGGCCGATGAGATGGTTCCCGGCTATCGCGTGCAGCTGTGTGCAACCCCCGACGAAACCGAAGCCCGAGCTCACTACCATGAGGCGCTCCTGAAGTTCCCGGACCAGGGGGTGTATCTCCAGTTCGACGGCCCGTATTACAAAGTGCGCGTTGGAGATTGCAGGTCTCGCTTCGAGGCCGAAGAGCTCCAGAAGCGGGTGCGCGAGAGCGGTTTCCCGGACGCTTGGGTCGTGCGTACGCGCGTCTACACTGCTCCCCCCGGACTGAAGGAGAACGAAGAGCAACAGCGCGACTGA